In Carya illinoinensis cultivar Pawnee chromosome 10, C.illinoinensisPawnee_v1, whole genome shotgun sequence, one DNA window encodes the following:
- the LOC122278111 gene encoding probable mediator of RNA polymerase II transcription subunit 26b isoform X1 has protein sequence MAKKSGSLEYWRNYFRTANSDIFNIIDHAIMVASSDCPKEFRLRRDRIAERLFSCRLTRCSGCDRVELAVPGSEEEKEDDDDGNCKSSQFGKDGCAFEAGASKESKVDSSRDDQGEMNMNQVSTYSYGEAEALTDEIEEESQIFDEVLRIKEIFYNSEQESDSILVESLTRLQLMALTVDTLKATEIGKAVNRLRKHASKQIRQFARTLIDGWKDMVDEWVSATAPAVAGIGAVSVGSGGTPDSVNPSVVDEYEGLPSPPLDGLFFATQPTSIELSQFFDGMDDDGNPRNSGEFSKNRDYGRKPTQECQNNTKRKQQTPNVANVLAKDNKSHQVKKQEVVLKPNKPSTTGYGPGRPPKISTEQMVSDETKSKQKSDKVAIHKRPVTGQQNKFKCSDEVADQVKLEATKRKLQERYQQAENAKRQRTIQVMELHDLPKQGLGHRNPHVKPGNQNRQWSHGRR, from the exons ATGGCGAAGAAATCCGGGTCGTTGGAATACTGGAGGAATTACTTTCGGACTGCAAATTCTGACATTTTCAACATAATCGACCATGCGATCATGGTGGCGTCTTCGGATTGCCCCAAGGAGTTCAGGTTGCGGAGAGATCGAATAGCCGAGAGGCTTTTCTCGTGCAGATTGACGCGGTGTTCGGGTTGCGACCGGGTCGAGTTGGCGGTGCCCGGAagtgaagaagaaaaggaagatgatgatgatggaaaTTGTAAGAGTAGCCAGTTTGGTAAAGATGGGTGTGCTTTTGAGGCTGGGGCTAGCAAGGAGAGCAAGGTGGATAGCAGTAGAGATGATCAGGGAGAGATGAACATGAACCAGGTTAGCACTTACAGCTATGGAGAAGCTGAGGCATTGACTGATGAGATCGAGGAAGAGTCTCAGATTTTTGATGAGGTCTTGAGGATCAAAGAGATTTTTTATAACAGTGAACAAGAG TCTGATTCAATCTTGGTTGAATCGTTGACGAGGCTTCAGTTGATGGCTCTGACCGTGGATACTCTGAAG GCAACTGAGATAGGAAAGGCTGTCAATAGGCTTCGGAAGCATGCATCAAAGCAGATTCGTCAATTTGCACGGACTCTTATAGA TGGTTGGAAAGACATGGTAGATGAATGGGTCAGTGCTACAGCTCCAGCTGTTGCAGGTATTGGAGCTGTTTCAG TAGGTTCGGGAGGTACCCCAGATTCTGTAAATCCGTCTGTTGTCGACGAATATGAGGGGCTTCCATCTCCTCCTCTGGATGGACTTTTCTTTGCTACTCAACCCACTTCAATAGAGCTCTCACAG TTCTTTGATGGCATGGATGATGATGGAA ATCCTCGAAACAGTGGGGAATTCAGCAAGAATCGTGATTATGGAAGAAAACCAACGCAAGAGTGTCAAAATAATACAAAGCGGAAACAGCAGACACCCAATGTAGCAAATGTGCTGGCCAAGGACAACAAGAGTCATCAAGTAAAGAAACAGGAAGTCGTCCTGAAGCCAAATAAGCCTTCAACCACTGGTTATGGGCCCGGAAGACCTCCCAAAATAAGTACAGAGCAAATGGTCAGTGATGAGACAAAGTCCAAGCAAAAATCTGATAAGGTTGCTATCCACAAGAGGCCAGTGACTGGTCAGCAGAAT AAATTCAAGTGTTCGGATGAGGTCGCAGACCAAGTGAAACTTGAAGCTACAAAGAGGAAGCTTCAGGAGCGTTATCAACAAGCTGAGAATG CTAAGAGGCAGCGGACGATACAGGTTATGGAGTTGCATGATCTACCTAAGCAGGGGCTTGGTCATAGAAATCCACATGTAAAGCCTGGGAACCAAAACCGGCAATGGTCACATGGACGACGCTAG
- the LOC122278111 gene encoding probable mediator of RNA polymerase II transcription subunit 26b isoform X3: MAKKSGSLEYWRNYFRTANSDIFNIIDHAIMVASSDCPKEFRLRRDRIAERLFSCRLTRCSGCDRVELAVPGSEEEKEDDDDGNCKSSQFGKDGCAFEAGASKESKVDSSRDDQGEMNMNQVSTYSYGEAEALTDEIEEESQIFDEVLRIKEIFYNSEQESDSILVESLTRLQLMALTVDTLKATEIGKAVNRLRKHASKQIRQFARTLIDGWKDMVDEWVSATAPAVAGIGAVSVGSGGTPDSVNPSVVDEYEGLPSPPLDGLFFATQPTSIELSQFFDGMDDDGNPRNSGEFSKNRDYGRKPTQECQNNTKRKQQTPNVANVLAKDNKSHQVKKQEVVLKPNKPSTTGYGPGRPPKISTEQMVSDETKSKQKSDKVAIHKRPVTGQQNKFKCSDEVADQVKLEATKRKLQERYQQAENGGEL; the protein is encoded by the exons ATGGCGAAGAAATCCGGGTCGTTGGAATACTGGAGGAATTACTTTCGGACTGCAAATTCTGACATTTTCAACATAATCGACCATGCGATCATGGTGGCGTCTTCGGATTGCCCCAAGGAGTTCAGGTTGCGGAGAGATCGAATAGCCGAGAGGCTTTTCTCGTGCAGATTGACGCGGTGTTCGGGTTGCGACCGGGTCGAGTTGGCGGTGCCCGGAagtgaagaagaaaaggaagatgatgatgatggaaaTTGTAAGAGTAGCCAGTTTGGTAAAGATGGGTGTGCTTTTGAGGCTGGGGCTAGCAAGGAGAGCAAGGTGGATAGCAGTAGAGATGATCAGGGAGAGATGAACATGAACCAGGTTAGCACTTACAGCTATGGAGAAGCTGAGGCATTGACTGATGAGATCGAGGAAGAGTCTCAGATTTTTGATGAGGTCTTGAGGATCAAAGAGATTTTTTATAACAGTGAACAAGAG TCTGATTCAATCTTGGTTGAATCGTTGACGAGGCTTCAGTTGATGGCTCTGACCGTGGATACTCTGAAG GCAACTGAGATAGGAAAGGCTGTCAATAGGCTTCGGAAGCATGCATCAAAGCAGATTCGTCAATTTGCACGGACTCTTATAGA TGGTTGGAAAGACATGGTAGATGAATGGGTCAGTGCTACAGCTCCAGCTGTTGCAGGTATTGGAGCTGTTTCAG TAGGTTCGGGAGGTACCCCAGATTCTGTAAATCCGTCTGTTGTCGACGAATATGAGGGGCTTCCATCTCCTCCTCTGGATGGACTTTTCTTTGCTACTCAACCCACTTCAATAGAGCTCTCACAG TTCTTTGATGGCATGGATGATGATGGAA ATCCTCGAAACAGTGGGGAATTCAGCAAGAATCGTGATTATGGAAGAAAACCAACGCAAGAGTGTCAAAATAATACAAAGCGGAAACAGCAGACACCCAATGTAGCAAATGTGCTGGCCAAGGACAACAAGAGTCATCAAGTAAAGAAACAGGAAGTCGTCCTGAAGCCAAATAAGCCTTCAACCACTGGTTATGGGCCCGGAAGACCTCCCAAAATAAGTACAGAGCAAATGGTCAGTGATGAGACAAAGTCCAAGCAAAAATCTGATAAGGTTGCTATCCACAAGAGGCCAGTGACTGGTCAGCAGAAT AAATTCAAGTGTTCGGATGAGGTCGCAGACCAAGTGAAACTTGAAGCTACAAAGAGGAAGCTTCAGGAGCGTTATCAACAAGCTGAGAATG gaggggagctgtaa
- the LOC122278111 gene encoding probable mediator of RNA polymerase II transcription subunit 26b isoform X2 — translation MAKKSGSLEYWRNYFRTANSDIFNIIDHAIMVASSDCPKEFRLRRDRIAERLFSCRLTRCSGCDRVELAVPGSEEEKEDDDDGNCKSSQFGKDGCAFEAGASKESKVDSSRDDQGEMNMNQVSTYSYGEAEALTDEIEEESQIFDEVLRIKEIFYNSEQESDSILVESLTRLQLMALTVDTLKATEIGKAVNRLRKHASKQIRQFARTLIDGWKDMVDEWVSATAPAVAGIGAVSGSGGTPDSVNPSVVDEYEGLPSPPLDGLFFATQPTSIELSQFFDGMDDDGNPRNSGEFSKNRDYGRKPTQECQNNTKRKQQTPNVANVLAKDNKSHQVKKQEVVLKPNKPSTTGYGPGRPPKISTEQMVSDETKSKQKSDKVAIHKRPVTGQQNKFKCSDEVADQVKLEATKRKLQERYQQAENAKRQRTIQVMELHDLPKQGLGHRNPHVKPGNQNRQWSHGRR, via the exons ATGGCGAAGAAATCCGGGTCGTTGGAATACTGGAGGAATTACTTTCGGACTGCAAATTCTGACATTTTCAACATAATCGACCATGCGATCATGGTGGCGTCTTCGGATTGCCCCAAGGAGTTCAGGTTGCGGAGAGATCGAATAGCCGAGAGGCTTTTCTCGTGCAGATTGACGCGGTGTTCGGGTTGCGACCGGGTCGAGTTGGCGGTGCCCGGAagtgaagaagaaaaggaagatgatgatgatggaaaTTGTAAGAGTAGCCAGTTTGGTAAAGATGGGTGTGCTTTTGAGGCTGGGGCTAGCAAGGAGAGCAAGGTGGATAGCAGTAGAGATGATCAGGGAGAGATGAACATGAACCAGGTTAGCACTTACAGCTATGGAGAAGCTGAGGCATTGACTGATGAGATCGAGGAAGAGTCTCAGATTTTTGATGAGGTCTTGAGGATCAAAGAGATTTTTTATAACAGTGAACAAGAG TCTGATTCAATCTTGGTTGAATCGTTGACGAGGCTTCAGTTGATGGCTCTGACCGTGGATACTCTGAAG GCAACTGAGATAGGAAAGGCTGTCAATAGGCTTCGGAAGCATGCATCAAAGCAGATTCGTCAATTTGCACGGACTCTTATAGA TGGTTGGAAAGACATGGTAGATGAATGGGTCAGTGCTACAGCTCCAGCTGTTGCAGGTATTGGAGCTGTTTCAG GTTCGGGAGGTACCCCAGATTCTGTAAATCCGTCTGTTGTCGACGAATATGAGGGGCTTCCATCTCCTCCTCTGGATGGACTTTTCTTTGCTACTCAACCCACTTCAATAGAGCTCTCACAG TTCTTTGATGGCATGGATGATGATGGAA ATCCTCGAAACAGTGGGGAATTCAGCAAGAATCGTGATTATGGAAGAAAACCAACGCAAGAGTGTCAAAATAATACAAAGCGGAAACAGCAGACACCCAATGTAGCAAATGTGCTGGCCAAGGACAACAAGAGTCATCAAGTAAAGAAACAGGAAGTCGTCCTGAAGCCAAATAAGCCTTCAACCACTGGTTATGGGCCCGGAAGACCTCCCAAAATAAGTACAGAGCAAATGGTCAGTGATGAGACAAAGTCCAAGCAAAAATCTGATAAGGTTGCTATCCACAAGAGGCCAGTGACTGGTCAGCAGAAT AAATTCAAGTGTTCGGATGAGGTCGCAGACCAAGTGAAACTTGAAGCTACAAAGAGGAAGCTTCAGGAGCGTTATCAACAAGCTGAGAATG CTAAGAGGCAGCGGACGATACAGGTTATGGAGTTGCATGATCTACCTAAGCAGGGGCTTGGTCATAGAAATCCACATGTAAAGCCTGGGAACCAAAACCGGCAATGGTCACATGGACGACGCTAG